CTAGCGCTTTGCCTAcatatccttacctagttgacaggtcCTCTACCCTGATTAGTAGATTGGCAAGTAATCACCGCTCAATTCAACACCTAATCAATTGCGTTCTTCCACCAGCTCTTTCTGTTTTTCCTATATCTTTAGAATAAGCAGTCGAATAACCAGATCAACTTAGTTTATCGTTTTTTGTATTGAATTATCTCATCAAATTGAGTATCCTACTAGTCCTTTGAGGGTTCTATTTCAACGACTTTTTCAGTTGGGCGTCATCACTAGATGAGGTATGGAATAGATAGCCTAACTCGGATAACTTAGTCATCAACACGGCAAGATGACCGAGTGGTTAAGGTGTAAGTACCGACGTCGTCTATATTGTAACTCTAGCAGTTATCTAACCTTATCTTATTAGGTATGACTCAAGCTACAGCTTGCCCTAGAGAATAGGGTGCCTTCATATGTCGCAAGACGCGTGGGTTCGAATCCCACTCTTGTCattattcttttttgatACCTATTGCTAAATCCTCTTTCAGATATATAAcataatatagttttcttTAACATCAACATGGCAAGATGACCGAGTGGTTAAGGTGTAAGTACTTTGTCGTCACACAAACTCAATTGGTCAACCATTAACAGTATCCTCAGGTATGACTCAAGCTATCGCTTGCCCTTGTAAATAGGGTCGTCTTCATATGTCGCAAGACGCGTGGGTTCGAATCCCACTCTTGTCACTGTCTTTTTTTGATACCTTTGCTTTAAATCCACATTTCCTCTCCTGCTATCTTGACGGCTGGATGGATACCTTATTATTATTGCAATCCCTGAAACCCGCTTCTCTATAGTCCTCTACTCAACCAATACGCAACTGCCGTACTACGATGGTCGATtcatctcttctcttctccgaTACTTGTATCAACCCTATGGAACTTGAACTGCTGGACTCAATCAAACAGCTGATGCAAGTACGTCGTTCTTTGTATAATCCAGCTGCTGCTTTGACTCGGTCTGGTCATTAAATGACCCAAGGTGAATACCGACACCAGAATGATATATTCACAGTCAAGTTTCAAGTATCCTTTGATACCCAGTCTCTTCGAGCTCTACTCTTGGACGAAACAGGTCTAAAGGCCTGGAGAACGCAGTTTATCGTAATATTTACTGATGGTATCTATCGCTCTTGATAACTATATCTCCATTTTCAATATTATTTCATTATACAAGCGATCTAATCGTCTCTCGCCGTAGCACTAGCCTTCGAAAGAGCAGCTTTAAGAACCCATAAATCCGATGTAGGCCAAACATGCAATTTCAACCAGGCCCCCGGAAGCGAGACGACGGGACCTCAGCCGAGCCAACATCAATTTAACTATCCGTAGTAACTCAAGTAAACATACCTCCTGTATCCAACATCCATAATATATCCCAGCCCCCAATGCCAAGACCCACACCTAACTGCGCATAGTTAGATCCAGAAAGACCCCTCGGTCTGTTTCAGAACTTGTGTTGTGATAGGCCGTAAGATCTtacaatataaaagaaacaCGAGTGACCTCAACCCATCTTACATTAGAACCCAATTTAACAATCCCACACAAGTCGTGTATACGACCCTCAGATccaaccaccacctcccAAACATCTACAGACTAAACCTCCCACTCTAACCAAACATGGCCCACACATTCTACGACGGAACCATCCCGGTACTCCAATCCATCCTCAAAACCCTCTCCCACATCCTCCACCGCGCCTCCCAACACCCCAACGCCAATGCCCTCCTCACAGCCCGTCTCCACGAAGACATGTACCCCCTAACCGACCAAGTCCGCATCACGACCCAGTTCTCCGAGAACCTGGTTGCACGACTAACCGGTCGAGAGCCGGTGTCGTTCGACGGCAGTCCGACGACATTTGCCGAGTGCTATGAGCGCATTGAGACGGTGTTGAAGGCGCTCAACGAGGCCGAGAAGATCGTCGTTAATCGGCAGGCGGATGTTGTCGCGAAGACGCCGATGGGGCCTGAGACGGCGGTTGAGATGTCTGCAGCGGCGTATGCGCATAGTATTGCTTTGCCGAATATTTACTTTCATCTTACTACTGCGTATGGGATTCTGAGGAAGGAGGGGGTGGAGTTGGGGAAGAGGGATTATTATGTTGGGTTTTTTCCGGTGCTTGGGGGGCAGTAGAGGATGACCTTAGGGATAGTGTGTGTCTGTGACTGTGAGAGCTGGTGATTTTCCTATATTGGATGGACTGTGAGGTTTATTGTTGTAGATTGCACAGATGGCTAGGTTTTGTGAGGTTCACATTAGATATAGATAAACATTTGTTCCCACCTATACGAGGCGTCGGATAGCATAGTAACTCGGATATTTATCAAATTGGTTGCTCACCGTAGCTGAATACTCTCTTCTCTAGGGCACCAATTGTCAGCGGTAATATCCATTGATCTTCCCAGTTCTcatactactagtaggtaAACAACTTCGATCTACCACCCACtaagaaatagataatacATTATCTCAACAAATAGACCAGCAGCCAGCAGGCTTTTCTGTGCCCACAGTGATCCATAGAAGCGAACTAGGGTACGTATTCAGTTGGATTTGACCTAAGACACCTGTCATTGCAGTGGGATTGTTACGATTTCTCAGAAAACGCGTGGGGCTGTATAGCTCAGCCATAAGTGGAGCTCCTACGTGACGTTATTTGATTGAGTGGAATTTTCTCTCTCAATTCAAATTGTAGTTAGGCTTATTCAATAGTCTGTAGATCCCAAAACTGTTGCTACTCACAACATGGTCCAGTTCTCAGGCGATTGATTTCATTATCCAGCACCATTTTCTCAGCAGATCGGCCTCACCGTATTCATTGggtagtatgtacatatcaTAATTGAACTGTCATATATAGCGCCTATTCAGCTGCATTTAAGAGCCAATCAAACAAAGGCTTCTGGTATCATTGCTTTTCCTTGACACGTCGACCCAGCCAGCCTTGCACTATTCGGAGTCTAATGAGGCGAGTTTGCCTCATGCACTTTTTTCCGGTGCCTCATCATCTGCGTATAGCTTTCATTGCATTGAGCCCTCACTGCGTATGATAAATAGAGGAAATCTTTTATCCTTGTAAGCCCCAAAGTGTACAGTACCTTGTGTTCATCGAATGGCAGCTATATTTCCTGATACTCAATACGGAAGCAAACACCATGCGCCAAAGTATTATCCTGTCCTTGCTCTTGCCTTGCCATTCTCTTGCTACTCCTATTCCCCAGACCGAGCCCTCGTACATGCCAGAACCAAATCAAAGAGGTACATTTGGATTATTCTGGAGCTGTACAAGTACACTTATTCTTTGTGTATGGACCGCAATCCATCCCAATGTCGTACCTATAAGGAAGTCATCGGCCAcactatattataaatcagTCCTGATGTTAATGGCTTTCCTTTGTCCCGAATTCATGTTATGTATGGCTGCGACACAGTATTTCAAAGCAAATAAGGTTCATCGCGCTTGGCTCGAGGCCTGgaaaggcaagaaggaaCGAAAGCTGCTTGGAATGTCAGGCGCCTTTTTCGTCGTTATGGGGGGGTATGCTGTTGACTCAAGCAACCAAGATGCTGGACTGGTTACTACCATCAGCGCAGATGGATTTATTAGCCTGCTGGAGAACAAAATCATCCCGACACGCATCCAGGACCGTCGTCTTTCTAAGTCGTATTTCGAACGTTACACCATTAAGGACAAGGGAAACTCGAGTAATCTCGCCAAAACTATCGTACTCGTGCAAATTATGTGGATGATTGTGCAACTCATAGGACGACTATCTGCAGGTTTACCTGTCACACTTCTTGAAGCCCATGTCGCCATCCAGATCCCCTTTGCTGCCGTTACATACGCGTTCTGGTGGTCGAAGCCATTGGACGTCGATGAGCTGATTTTCCTCCCACTGGATGGAGACGCGATGCAAGGACACGATGTTAGAACAGAGACTCGATTTAAACGTCATGGTCAACCTTTCATCACCGAGAGAACGAGTCACCACTCAGTGATTCATATGCTCTTTCGCGTATGGTATGATATCACGGTATATTTCGATTGGCAAGCAGAGTTGGTTTCAGCCAGTACCGCGGTTCTGAACGCTGGTCTACATGTAATAGTGTGGAACTCGCACTTTCCATCCCCGACAGAACGTTTATTGTGGCGTCTCTCTGCTATTGGAATAGGGCTGTCCCCCATACTGGTATACTTGGCTATTCGGAAGAAGGGTATTGAGCCCTACGCCCTCCGATACTTTTATGAAGCGCGGTTGATTGGCGGCAGTTTGCGAAGCCAAATAGTCGATTTCCTAAGTGGTTTTCGGAGAACATTCCAGGATGCATGCGATCAGGTGGATCTACTAGACCCAGAGGACTCAACAAAAAGGGATGGGTGGCCCGATTGGATGCCCGTCTGGTGTCGATTTATGTTGTTGTCAATATTCGTTAGTAGCTTGCTCTTATATGGGTTCTCCATGCTGTACCTAATCATAGAGGCTTTCATCAGTCTCCGGAGTTTGCCAGTCGGTGCATACTCAATTCCTCGGTGGAGCAATATCTTCCCTCATTTTTGAGAAAATATGGGAGGAAAATTACGTCTAATTGATCGGAACAATTGGCTTGGCTTCCTTGATATGATGTTACGCGTAATTGGTTCAAAGTATCAGTATAATTAGTTATGTCCACATATGAGTTTACAATATAACCCTACTGTACCTTACCCTACCAACCCTACCTTACCCATCACAATAATCCCACCCAAATCCCCAACTCACCAAACCTCCCCTATGCAAGACAAACCCCACATAAAACAGCATAAAACAACACAAATTAGTAAAGTGACGTAACCCCCTCATCCAAACGCAATAAACTTCAACCACGGTACATGTACCGCCTCCCCCGCACCTTCAACTGAAGCCCCAAAAGTACAAACTACACCAAGACCCAAGTACCACCTAACAACTCCTACAACTTGAATTCTCAAAATGTCCAACTCACTAGATCTAACAATCTGCTCGACCTGCGGAACACAGTATCCCACAACATCCGAATCAACGTGTAAAATCTGCGACGATCCGAGACAGTTTATTCCTGCTACTGGGTATCTATAtccctcctctctccttctttctatcCATGAACATAATTGAGGTATATAtttccaaaagaaaagaaaagaaaagaaaagagagggacTTGTAGTACCgatacatacatatcatGTATTATGTTTACAAGGAAACAGGTCCATTTACTAACTATAAAGCTGAAGACAATCCTGGACAACACTCCGCATCCTCCAAACCACAAAACAATATCACAACGAATTCACCCCAGACACAATCCACAAGAATCTAATTTCCATTCACACAGTCCCAAGAGTGGCCATCGGGCAACGGGCCCTTCTCTGTCGTACAGCCACCGGTAATCTCCTGTGGGATTGCATCACCTATATCGATGACGAGACCGTTTCCAAGATCAATGAGCTAGGCGGACTGAAAGGGATAGTTATTTCGCATCCACATTTCTATACCACGCATCTTCACTGGGCGGAGATCTTCGACTGTCCTGTTTATCTTGCGCGGGAGGATAGAGAGTGGGTGGTTTGCCCCGGGGAGAGACAGGTTTTTTGGGATTCGGGACGGTTGTCAGTTCCTGGGGTGGAGGGTGATTTGGTGGCTGTGAAGACTGGGGGGCATTTTCCGGGGAGTTCGGTGCTTTGGTGGAGGTCGTTGGGGGTGTTGTTGGTTGCGGATTCGATTGGGGTGGTGCCGAGTGGGATTTATCATGTTGGGAGGTTGCCGGGGACGGTGTCCTTTACTTTTATGTGGTCTTATCCTAATATGGtctgtcttttcttgggtttcttggaTTTTGTGATCAGTTGTTTGGTGTTTGCTGACGGGTATAGATACCTCTGCCTCCGAATGAAGTGCATAATATCTGGAGGGCCGTTAAGGATTTGGATTTCGATGATATCCGTGGTGGTTTCATGGGAACAGAGGTCAACGGCAATTGCAAACAGCGTGTGCTGGAGAGTGCTCAGATCTTTGTCAAGTCCATGGGACATTTCAACCATGCAATTCGTGAGGAACAGTGTCCTTGAAACGAGCGCTATGTATATAAAAACAGCATGTACAGACTTGTAGAATGAACAAAAACCACCGTCCGTCTCCAACGACCCAATCAATGGGTTAACAATAATGACTGTTCAGCCAAAGCACCAACGCAGATACTCAAAGCACCGCTAAGAATAATGCAATATCACAGGTCCGAAAATGGCCGAACTGAAGTCGTACTCCGACCTCTCGTACAATGCGGCGTCATAGACAAATTATTACCATACGACCCTTCACTGATAGAATACCTTCCAGAATAGCCCTCCGTCGACCGAGGCGACCTTGATCCCTCCTCTATTATCATGATCGTAGGGGAGTCGTTCATCAGAGGCAGCCCAACAGAGTCCATAGACAACGGCCGACCGACAGGACTCAACTGCTGTCTCTCAGGCCTGGATGCAGTGTACTCCGGGTTCAAAGTAGATACGCTCTCCTGGTTCACGCTAGGAGACTCGGTATGAGTGACGGATAAACTTCTTcgttcttcatcttcgttgGCGCCGAGTAACTGCTGTGCACTGCTGCTTTCGCTTGCTGCATGTGCTATCCCTGGGCGTTGAAGACTGGGAGGAAAAGCTTCCACGCCGCGGCATGATCCGCACTGCCACAGACGAAATCCAGTTGGTATACAAGGTGAGGTATGAATAAGAGGGCTCCGCATGTCAGACGATGTCCGATTCTCGTCTGCAGGGCCATCAACCAATGGAAAATGTGCTAACTCAATTGCATCCGGGATTGTGGGCGAGCGGAAGACTCCCTCGGGCATGATGGATAAGAAAATATTGATAATAAGCTGCTCTCTGCGAATGACAGCGCGAGTGACTGGGCTTTTCAAGGGTCGTTTCCGGCTTCTGTCAAGGCGAAATAGGAATACTACAGCGTGGAGAAGCTTCAGGGTTATGAGGGCACCCAGAAGAGAGAGGACTTCACCGGTGCTGATAGTGATGGGGTTGTTGGGGGGAAGAGTAGACTCTTCGTCGGTGTGGGTTGCCATAAGAGCGGATGGAGTAGGCATTGCTGGAAATGAGTGTGTATATCAGAAAGGATGTCAAATAGGCTGATAGTTATgatcaagaaaacaaaaggggGGCTTGAGATTTGAGAACGTCTATGAGTATGAGGAACTGCCCGCTCACGTAACAAGGAAAGAGCAACTGGGCACAACACCCCAGTCACAGTCAGTCTTTACAGCTTTCGGTTGGAACTTATTCAATCAAGTAGAATGGCGTTCACGTTCTGGAAGCCAAGTATCTAGTCTGTTGATGAAATTATAATCGAACTGCTAGGTGCAGCCGGAGAGAGATGAAGTTCCTATATCCATAATGACTTAGTCTATTCCTACTGCCGAACAAGACCAGCAGATGTATCATATCCTCAACATCAGCAAGGTATATCCTCCGAAGCAAGGAGCACCCAATCCTCCCCCGGCCCTTCCATACTCAGAGAGTGAGTCGGTGTCCACTGCACAGAACTGCCCGGTTTCGATAACGATGTAGAAACACCGAACCACCCTTTCCTCAATTCATAGAAGTGGAACTTAAAAGAAGGCGTCACGTTGCCGGGTAAGCACATCAAACAGTAGTTGTCCGTCGAAACGCACACAAACCGGCGTGCGTTGTCCGGTTCGATCAACATGAGCTGGATAACATCTCCACCGACTAGGACCAGAGGTTCTCCATTTTCAGGGCAAATTTGAACGCGGAATTTCGAACGGTTCGATATAGAAACATTCACTTCGACTGCACCGGGAGACACAAACCACCACTCTGGTGTATGTCGGTTGCGGATGTAGTAGCATCGATTGTTGATGTTGCCAGAACTATTGTCATCTGAAACATAGGTCGGGTTGACGGTTATCTGGCCGGTAAGGGGACCGATGAAGAGTTTTCCTTTCAGATAATTTTGAGCTGCCTCGGGGATTTGCCCGTTCGTGCCCTTGTCGATGTCGCTGACGAGATTGTTCAATAACGAGATGGTATCGTCGTAGGTTGGGTCGATCGACCAGAATGTGGGGGAGTAGTAGGTTGTTTTAATTGGAGTATGACCCAATGCCCTCAAGGGAGTGTGCTGTTGCAGTTGTCGGTAGAAATAGTCCGCAGCCTCCCGGCTAACGGTGGTGAGGACATGaaggtggttgttgttgagagCGCCTTTCGCTGCTATATGGACATAGTATGGCATCTTGAGCCTCTCAGGCGTGGGATGACAGAGGAAAGACAAGTAGTGATGGATAGCGAGAAGTATCTAGTAACGACTGTTGTATAGAGATAGATGGTGAGCACTATGAAGGTGTGGTACATTTCATTGAATGGATGAGGAATTCGACTTTTTAGAACTTCTCCGTATCGTTCACAATCgctctttccttctcataCGTCCCTTGTCGAGAGGAGGAAACTAGGAAGAACGCCTGTACTAGTATGAGGCGGAAGGAACATCGTGTCTCTCGAATACATAAATTGGCTCATGCGATGGTCACAAGGTAAGAAAGACAATGGAGGGAAACGTCAAAATTAATATACTGGTCTGCGCTGCTATGGTCTGGTGTTCACACCGTTGATTATGAATGTGCATATTATGATCCTGAATTCTAGCCTGTATCAACACGAACACGATCGAGTGCTTTTGATTTGAATTATGCATGGTAAGAAGCATCATCGCCAATAGCCAACAAGATatgtggaagagaagggaatCGCTATTGGACATCGCAGGTACATGGTATTGtaaggagaaagaaaaccaaaattTACAGCCTCATCCACCCTTTGTCCGATAATAAACATGTTGTAAAATCAAGTCATCGTGCGTATGCAAGGACGCTAGGCATAACATACGTAGAAtcataaaataatagaaatttgTGAATGGCAGAAGTCGTAATGTCGTAAGGAAGTATTGGCATCCACTCGTCAAGCAAGACTAGTAGAGAGATTCCTCGTCGACCTGGTCAGGGCTTGCTCGATATTGACTTCGCTTCCTTCGGCTAGGACTGCTATATTGGCTGCCCGAATTTAGCGGACGAGGCCCAGTAGGTTTACGGGGAGGCGGTGTGCTGCGTGGGGAAGAGAGTAATGCAGAATTCTAATCATTCAGTCAGCTTCTCTTCAATACTAAATACCCTCGACCATAGTAGACTTACCCGCGAAGCAACGCGATCCACGTACGATCGCTCATCGTCCTCCTTGACCTTTGGCGGCCGCTCAGGGACCAATGGACCATCATCCTTAATCTTTGGGGGTCTCGGTGGACCAGTATGTCGAGAGCTGGCCTCTGAGTAGCCCACATCCGAGATAGGGGAGAGGCGGCTGGCGCCACTGCTGTGTCGCGGATTGGGGTTCCCAGCTGACAAGCTCGGATTCGAATTCCACTGGTCCGAGGGGGCACCAGACGGCATCCCGTAGATCTGAGCTTGTGTTTCTAGCTGAGACTGGTATCGGCCAGTAGGCCCCTGGCGAGGctgaggatgttgaagatccAGACTGCCTCGGTGAGCTCTGTACTTCGGAGCTTCCGAAACCTGGGAAGGAACCAAAGGCGAGGGGGGCCGGTTCTCCTGCTGTTGATCATCCAGAGTGTAGGTCGACCGCAGTCTGTCATCGCCTTGCGGATCGTACCAGTCAGCGGCCTTGTACGGTCCCTGGATATCGGACCCTGAACGCGAAGCATCGAAAGACGGGCGCTCCTTGCGGCCTGGCTGGATGCTATTGCGGATATTGTCTCCCATGGAAGATGCCGTGGTTTTAGACCAACGGGAAATCTTGGGAAAGAACGAGGAGCTGCTTGACTTGTgcttcttggacttctcATTTGTCTTCGGGGACGTTTCATTACTGAGAGCGCCAGAGGCCATGGGTGCCCGAGGTGGTGTGGAGGCCGAGGAGGGTCCAGCCCTGTCCTGTTGGTCGTTTGTCGGGTTCGGGCTCAAGAACTTCCCACGCTCGTTGAGttccatctcctcatcgGCTTCTGGAACAGTGCTGACACGATGTTCAGAATCTCTCCGCAGTCCATTACCACGAGATTCCGGCATTggccgagaagaagttgaCAGCAAGTACCCGGAATGGTCGggggaagaagttccagCATGTCCTTCGGGCTCGTAGCCTTCTGGATCTACACTGGCAGACCGAGGTCCGCTGCGGCCCAGCCTCTCGTCTTGACCGTCGCGGAGtgcttcaacctcatccagCAGCTGCTCGAGCATGTCCTCGATCCTGGACAGGTCGTTGGAAGACTTGAGACTGAGTCCCTTAAGTGCACGCTTGAAAACGTTCTTACGCTTAGAGCGTAGGTCTTCGTCCTCTGCAGAGGACTGGCGGGCGCTTCTGGTGCTGGCCGGCAATGGTCGAGGCCCTCCGAGAGCTCGGTATGTTCGGTCATGCTGCTTGTCACTTGCCTCCATGAGCATTCCATCCTGCTGAGCAATGaacttcttcatttcctcgAAGGAGTTGCGCATTTCCGCTGCGCTTCTAACAAGGGTAACCAGAATCTCCGTATCACGGGCATTCCGCTGGGCGTCCCGCACAGTGAGCTGCATACGAGTCAGAATCAGTTCGCATAGTTTACTTTGTGTACCGAATTACTTACATGGTCCATGAGTGCGACAATATCTTGGGACTGGATACGGTCAATGCCCCTCCCAGTTGCACTGTCGTACAGGGGCGAGCCGACACCCTGGGAGTAGCCACTGAGTTGCCGCTGGTGACCAGACATGAACTGATCATCAGCTCCAGTAGGACTGTCGAAGAGACCCATACCATTGGTGTCCATACCACCGAACCCTTTGTCCAAAGGCTCCGGGGTATCGACACCCGGTGAGAGAGGGTTTGGGGCGGACACATAGCCCTCATCCTTGCCTGGCGGCGTTCCAAACAACGGACCTCTTGAGTACTGATGATTAAGGTAGTTATCGGGATTGTAGTCGTTCGTTTCATAGTAGTCATGACCGTAATCCGGTTGGTCACCTGACCCCGGGCCTGTATTGCCAGCGGAGCCAGCATTGTCAAATATAGGCGACTGGCCACGGTTATCTGGCGTCTGCTCATATGCCCAGTTACCTCCATGCATGCCTCCTCCGATTGGGCCTTGGATAATAGAAGGATTCGTATTGATTTCCGATTCAGAATCCGGGCTTCGGTCGGCTTCTGGACTGGGGCTCTCACGGTCATGGATGCCTTCAGAAAACATGTGCGTTGGGTCGGTCTGGTCTTCCAGTGACTGTGTAACACTCTGGGGAGGCGACGTGGCTCCCATTCGTCGGGGAAAGGAGGTCGCGTCTGGACTGGAGGCGTCTTGACGTTGTTTTAGGGGGCTTCCTTGGCGGGATCCGTGAGGAGTCTGGTTTGCCCTTTCCACTGGCTTGGGACTTTGGCCTTCCAAACGCCGGGAGAGATCAGTCTGTGAGCGATTTGGCGCAGACTGGTTGGACTTCGTGTCCACAATTGACGGATCAAGAAGAGAGGCTACCGCGGATTCGACTGCGATGGGATGGATAACCTGGGGGTTGGCACCGATGCCTGCAACGGGCTGACGTTGGTTTACCTTTTCCATGTAGCTCACCTCACTCTCGTCCGTAAAGCCGGTCATCCTTTTGGGGTCAGTACTTGCGGTCTCCGTCATCGATCGTGGTGACATGGCGGGGGATTCTTCATACCCAAGTTCAGCCCCATACTTGTTGTTATGTCGTAGGAATTCTTTTTGGCCTGCAGGGCTGATACCGTGAGGCCGTGATGACCTTGCAAGGTTGGTGCTTGGGGCAGATGAAAGCGAATCTATGGAGAGGCGTTGTTCCATTTCCCTCTCAGTCCCGGAAAAGTCATGTTCAACGGGTTGGATTGAATCCTGTTTGATGTGGGACTCGCTCTGGTTGCTCGCCACACTCTGGATTGGGCTGAGGGTGCGCCGACGGTCAGTGAATTTAGAGCCGTGACGCCCAGGATGTTCATCCAAGAGATTGGCCGCTGCAGCAGCCGCGATAGCTCCCGCGGCAGCGTCTCCTACAGGTGAAAGGCTCTGTTCGCGATAATGTTCTTCAGGATAATCGTGGAGCGAGAGGTCGTGGCTAGAGAAGTTGCTGTGTTTAAGGTCATATCGCGAATCCAACAAATCTCGATGCGGGCTGCGGGTATCGTGGATTTCGGAGGTTTCGCGGGAACCGTAGGGCTCTGCGGTCTGTTCGGAAAGAAGCGAGTCTCTGGTCATGTCCGATTCAATCGCGCTGCGCAGAGGCATGGGCGCCACGTTGTGTTTCTGGAAGACCAACTCGGTATCGTTGAAACTGCCGTTGCCACTTCTCGGTCCACTCGGCCTTCGTCGTTCGGTTTTGTCGATGCTGGAACGAGAATCATGGTGCTTCAGAGCGGCAGCGGTCAGAGCTGACCCAACCCTGGCAGCCTTTTCAGCATCCCGCAGCCCCTTGCTCTTTTGCCGACGTAGCTTCTCCTGTTCTGTCAGTTCTGGCCGAAGTCCCCATTTGACGTAGCTAGCTTCGGTTGGTGCGTCGCTGGGTCTGCGGTCTTGTTGCGAGGGAGCTGGCTCGCCGGAAAGGACTATACCCTCGTCCTGGTCATCCTTATTCAGGACGACGGTAGGCCGTGTCACGTCGGGAGCGCTGGCATGCTTGGAGAGGCGTCTTCCGAGCTCGTCCCGCGATGGGGTGCTCCCGGACGAGTGGGATGTATTCATGTCCCGTTCAAATTTGGACGTATTGGTCATCACCTTTTGGTCCTTTTTGAGCTCTTTTAGCTCGGGCAAGATCAATCGACGGATGGCATCTTCAACGGTCTCGAGGAGCTTTGGGTTGTTGATCGATGACTTGGAGGTGCCAGACCGGAAGGAATACTGATCGC
This Aspergillus flavus chromosome 1, complete sequence DNA region includes the following protein-coding sequences:
- a CDS encoding metallo-beta-lactamase family protein (unnamed protein product); translation: MSNSLDLTICSTCGTQYPTTSESTCKICDDPRQFIPATGQSWTTLRILQTTKQYHNEFTPDTIHKNLISIHTVPRVAIGQRALLCRTATGNLLWDCITYIDDETVSKINELGGLKGIVISHPHFYTTHLHWAEIFDCPVYLAREDREWVVCPGERQVFWDSGRLSVPGVEGDLVAVKTGGHFPGSSVLWWRSLGVLLVADSIGVVPSGIYHVGRLPGTVSFTFMWSYPNMIPLPPNEVHNIWRAVKDLDFDDIRGGFMGTEVNGNCKQRVLESAQIFVKSMGHFNHAIREEQCP